A window of the Sphaerobacter thermophilus DSM 20745 genome harbors these coding sequences:
- a CDS encoding ferredoxin, which produces MPQRKVRVRVDPTRCTAFGFCAEFLPEAFALDDWGYAWLQAKELPAELESLAREAARLCPTGAISVETVTVDAEREPTGTERSAPNVHPRQR; this is translated from the coding sequence ATGCCGCAGCGTAAGGTGCGCGTCCGGGTCGACCCGACCCGCTGTACGGCTTTCGGGTTCTGTGCGGAGTTCCTCCCTGAGGCCTTCGCGCTGGACGACTGGGGCTATGCCTGGCTCCAGGCCAAAGAACTCCCGGCCGAACTTGAGTCGCTGGCCCGCGAAGCGGCGCGGCTCTGCCCGACCGGGGCCATTTCGGTCGAGACCGTGACCGTGGACGCCGAGCGAGAGCCCACGGGGACGGAGCGCTCGGCACCCAACGTCCATCCACGTCAACGGTAA
- a CDS encoding NADH-ubiquinone oxidoreductase-F iron-sulfur binding region domain-containing protein, with product MAVEQRQRATLHHPVGETHRLLIPGVTRRESLMEYRAQGGYAPEGWAWSPEELRNLIAASGLRGRGGAAFPTGRKWHGVAAQPAPRVVLVNAAESEPASAKDRTLLLRRPHLVLEGALLAARAIDAREIVLYLHATATEVRASLELALRELRADGVQTPHFRIVTAPPGYVAGESSAAVRRANGGPAKPTFKPPRPSERGVGKRPTLVQNVETLGNVPLIARHGANWLREVGAPNLPGTLLVTLSGAVNRPGVYEVPSGVPLRHIVEELGGGVIGGASIQAMLVGGYFAGWLGPDALEQGARLEPESLRAWGVSLGAGAIVVVPNWICGLAQAAWLMRFFADESAQQCGTCLYGTRAMADVFARLLRGTASPSERDRLHLWAERMLPGRGACGHLDGAAIAARTALEVFADDIRRHALGGGCGRPETVILPGYEEGDLNAAA from the coding sequence ATGGCAGTTGAACAGCGGCAGCGTGCGACGCTTCACCACCCGGTCGGTGAGACCCACCGACTCCTCATCCCCGGGGTGACCCGGCGCGAGTCGCTGATGGAGTACCGCGCCCAGGGAGGATATGCACCCGAGGGATGGGCATGGTCGCCTGAGGAGCTGCGGAACCTCATCGCCGCGAGCGGGCTTCGCGGTCGGGGTGGTGCAGCCTTCCCGACCGGGCGGAAATGGCACGGGGTGGCGGCGCAGCCTGCACCGCGCGTGGTGCTGGTGAACGCGGCGGAGTCTGAACCAGCGAGTGCGAAGGATCGCACCCTGCTGTTGCGCCGGCCACACCTGGTGCTCGAAGGGGCCTTGCTCGCAGCCCGGGCGATCGACGCCCGGGAGATCGTGCTCTACCTCCACGCCACGGCCACCGAGGTTCGGGCGTCGCTCGAGCTGGCGCTGCGGGAACTGCGGGCCGATGGGGTGCAGACGCCGCACTTCCGCATCGTGACCGCGCCGCCGGGTTACGTGGCGGGCGAGTCCTCCGCGGCCGTCCGCCGGGCCAACGGTGGGCCGGCGAAGCCGACATTCAAGCCGCCTCGCCCGTCGGAACGGGGCGTGGGGAAGCGGCCGACACTGGTGCAGAACGTGGAGACGCTCGGCAACGTCCCGCTGATCGCCCGCCACGGCGCGAACTGGCTGCGCGAGGTCGGGGCGCCGAACCTTCCCGGGACGCTCCTCGTGACGCTCTCCGGCGCCGTCAACCGGCCCGGTGTCTATGAGGTGCCCAGCGGCGTGCCGCTCCGACACATCGTCGAGGAGCTGGGGGGCGGAGTCATTGGCGGTGCATCGATCCAGGCGATGCTCGTGGGCGGCTACTTCGCCGGATGGCTGGGACCCGACGCATTGGAGCAGGGCGCACGGCTGGAACCGGAGTCGCTGCGAGCCTGGGGCGTCTCCCTCGGCGCGGGGGCCATCGTCGTTGTGCCCAACTGGATCTGTGGCCTGGCGCAAGCCGCCTGGCTCATGCGCTTCTTCGCGGATGAGTCGGCCCAACAGTGTGGGACCTGTCTCTACGGGACACGAGCGATGGCGGACGTCTTCGCCCGGCTCCTGCGGGGCACGGCCAGCCCGAGTGAGCGTGACCGCCTGCACCTGTGGGCGGAGCGCATGCTGCCGGGCCGGGGTGCCTGCGGTCACCTGGACGGGGCCGCGATCGCCGCGCGTACCGCGCTGGAGGTGTTCGCGGACGACATCAGGCGACACGCGCTCGGCGGCGGCTGCGGTCGGCCGGAGACGGTGATCCTGCCCGGTTACGAGGAAGGTGATCTCAATGCCGCAGCGTAA
- a CDS encoding protoglobin domain-containing protein, with product MAVSQIPGYRYGDPSLPPSSISLDDLHRIQQALLFTEDDVRALRRAGEILAPQVSDILDVWYGFVGNHDFLLAYFSTPDGPDADYLARVRARFGQWILDTCRAEYDESWLAYQEEIARRHYQDKNKTDGVQGAPPFIHFRYVNALIYPIFATIRPFLEKGESDPAEVERMHQAWLKAVLLQVTLWSQPYLREGAF from the coding sequence ATGGCAGTGAGTCAGATCCCCGGCTATCGCTACGGCGACCCGTCGCTCCCACCCTCGTCGATCTCGCTGGACGATCTGCACCGGATCCAGCAGGCTCTTCTCTTCACCGAGGACGATGTCCGGGCTCTGCGTCGCGCGGGCGAGATCCTGGCGCCACAGGTCTCCGACATCCTCGACGTCTGGTACGGGTTCGTCGGCAACCATGACTTCCTGCTGGCCTACTTCTCGACGCCGGATGGGCCGGATGCGGATTATCTCGCTCGGGTCCGCGCCCGATTCGGCCAGTGGATCCTGGACACGTGCCGGGCCGAGTACGATGAGTCCTGGCTGGCCTACCAGGAGGAGATCGCCCGCCGGCACTATCAGGACAAGAACAAGACGGACGGCGTGCAGGGCGCGCCCCCGTTCATCCACTTTCGCTACGTCAACGCCCTGATCTACCCTATCTTCGCGACCATCCGTCCCTTCCTGGAGAAGGGGGAGTCGGACCCGGCGGAGGTCGAGCGGATGCATCAAGCGTGGCTGAAGGCGGTGCTCCTGCAGGTGACCCTCTGGAGCCAGCCGTACCTGCGAGAGGGAGCGTTCTGA
- a CDS encoding response regulator transcription factor, translating to MAILVVEDEQRLARLLQRVLQDEGHTVHLAYDGVTGLDMALRGDYDLAILDLMLPDLDGVEICRHLRAARVRTPILMLTARGAVEDRVTGLNAGADDYLVKPFAMAELVARVNALLRRARGTDGPPTILQVADLTLDLLRHEARRGGQVIELTPKEFALLEYLMRNPGRALTRSQIIDRVWQYDLDSLSNVVDIYIHYLRDKIDRGFDRPLIKTVRGVGYKIEG from the coding sequence ATGGCCATCCTGGTAGTCGAAGACGAGCAACGCCTGGCGCGCCTGCTGCAGCGCGTGCTCCAGGACGAGGGGCACACGGTCCATCTCGCGTACGACGGTGTCACCGGCCTCGACATGGCGCTGCGCGGCGACTATGACCTCGCGATCCTTGACCTCATGCTCCCGGACCTGGACGGCGTCGAGATCTGCCGCCACTTGCGCGCCGCTCGGGTGCGGACACCCATCCTCATGCTCACGGCTCGGGGCGCGGTCGAGGATCGGGTCACGGGGTTGAACGCCGGGGCGGACGACTACCTGGTAAAGCCGTTCGCCATGGCGGAGCTGGTGGCGAGAGTCAACGCACTGCTCCGGCGCGCCCGGGGCACGGACGGCCCGCCGACGATCCTGCAGGTTGCCGACCTCACGCTCGATCTCCTCCGGCATGAGGCGCGCCGCGGCGGGCAGGTGATCGAACTCACACCGAAAGAGTTCGCCCTGCTCGAGTACCTCATGCGCAACCCCGGGCGGGCGCTCACCCGCTCGCAGATCATCGATCGAGTCTGGCAGTACGACCTCGACTCGCTCTCGAACGTGGTCGATATCTACATCCACTACCTGCGCGACAAGATTGACCGTGGCTTCGACCGCCCGCTCATCAAGACGGTGCGCGGCGTCGGCTACAAGATCGAGGGCTAG
- a CDS encoding MarR family winged helix-turn-helix transcriptional regulator: protein MSLYDPERRRNDPAARVGMALLRMAQAVKKLSLAEAEEQGLTPVQAQTLLFIRHTKPFLASVGRLAAELGTTHATAIGVVDGLIRRGLVAKEPSPSDRRVTLLRLTPQGEAVCRNLDGWGQTLAEALGRLDSDDLMSLERHLGALVWSLREAGALQVSEPCRGCVHFRENAAPGTPEPHRCVLIDRYLSEADARLACPDFTPAALVGRDSPANPR from the coding sequence GTGAGCCTCTACGACCCTGAACGCCGGCGGAACGACCCGGCAGCTCGCGTCGGGATGGCGCTGCTCCGCATGGCCCAGGCGGTGAAGAAACTTTCCCTCGCCGAGGCGGAGGAGCAGGGGCTCACGCCGGTGCAGGCTCAGACGCTCCTGTTCATCCGGCACACTAAGCCGTTCCTCGCGTCGGTCGGGCGGCTCGCAGCGGAGTTGGGGACCACCCACGCGACGGCGATCGGTGTGGTGGATGGCCTGATACGGCGCGGGCTGGTGGCGAAGGAGCCCAGTCCATCCGACCGGCGGGTGACGCTCCTCCGACTCACCCCGCAGGGTGAGGCCGTGTGCCGAAACCTCGATGGGTGGGGCCAAACGCTGGCGGAGGCGCTCGGGCGCCTCGACTCCGATGATCTGATGAGCCTGGAGCGACACCTGGGCGCCCTGGTGTGGAGCCTGCGTGAGGCGGGTGCCCTGCAGGTAAGCGAGCCGTGCCGCGGCTGCGTGCATTTCCGAGAGAACGCCGCACCGGGCACGCCCGAGCCGCACCGCTGTGTGCTGATCGACCGCTACCTGTCGGAAGCGGACGCTCGGCTCGCCTGCCCCGATTTCACGCCCGCCGCCCTCGTGGGTCGGGACAGCCCAGCGAACCCCCGGTAG
- a CDS encoding FAD-dependent monooxygenase, which translates to MVAVGGDVMSRTADVLVVGAGPTGLTLALQAHALGARVKIIDRRPDAWRPSRALILHPRTLEVLRPLGVTEAILDRADTAPEVHLRLGSRVVRVSLAGFALPDTPFPHLTLVRQTDVEEVLDRALAARGVVVERGTELVDLEHGPSRVRATLRSPAGLQHVDCTYVAGCDGPESTVRRLAGIGWQGKPYAEDVVIADAELDADLTPGVAHVAAGRDGLAFVFALGERATWRILATYPAGRDPIPYGQPGPPISRSELQALLDAAGLDARITSLAWSARYALQLRLASRFRQGRLFLAGDAAHTSSPGGGQGMNAGIQDAVNLGWKLACAAASDDPATLLDSYDLERRPVVRQILRMTHLIFWAEAATGPLPSLLRGVFAPLGAPLIPAILGRRRLVAEGVRLVSQLRVAYPDSPLSVEGSPALPGGPSAGRRLPDATVTTDGGQHTRLHALLAQPGFHVLLHRNAAPIEHTSFGPHVAVHRLSSIPGTGMVVVRPDGYIGLRCGIADSAQLRSWLTLAGASVPALTATSDERS; encoded by the coding sequence ATGGTGGCGGTTGGTGGCGACGTCATGAGCCGGACGGCCGACGTTCTGGTGGTGGGCGCCGGACCGACCGGTCTCACCCTGGCGCTCCAGGCACACGCCCTCGGCGCGCGGGTCAAGATCATCGACCGGCGCCCCGATGCATGGCGGCCGTCCCGTGCCCTGATCCTGCACCCCCGCACCTTGGAGGTCCTGCGCCCGCTGGGTGTCACCGAGGCGATCCTGGACCGGGCGGACACCGCACCCGAGGTGCACCTGCGCCTGGGCTCACGGGTGGTCCGTGTCTCCCTCGCCGGGTTCGCGCTGCCGGACACCCCCTTCCCGCACCTGACGCTGGTGCGGCAGACGGACGTCGAGGAGGTCCTCGATCGAGCACTTGCGGCGCGCGGGGTCGTGGTGGAGCGAGGAACCGAACTCGTCGACCTGGAACACGGGCCATCGAGGGTCCGGGCCACCCTCCGGTCACCCGCCGGGCTCCAGCACGTCGACTGCACCTACGTCGCCGGGTGCGACGGTCCGGAGAGCACCGTGCGCCGCCTTGCCGGCATCGGGTGGCAGGGAAAGCCGTACGCCGAAGACGTCGTGATCGCCGACGCGGAACTCGATGCCGATCTCACCCCCGGCGTCGCCCACGTCGCCGCGGGGCGCGACGGCTTGGCGTTCGTCTTCGCCCTTGGTGAGCGGGCAACCTGGCGCATCCTGGCGACCTATCCTGCCGGACGCGACCCGATCCCCTACGGCCAGCCGGGGCCACCGATCTCCCGCAGCGAGCTGCAGGCACTCCTCGACGCGGCGGGTCTCGACGCTCGGATCACCAGTCTGGCGTGGTCGGCGCGTTACGCGCTGCAGCTCCGGCTGGCGTCCCGTTTCCGCCAGGGGCGCCTGTTCCTCGCGGGCGACGCCGCCCACACGTCCTCCCCTGGAGGCGGCCAGGGGATGAACGCCGGCATCCAGGACGCCGTCAACCTCGGCTGGAAACTCGCCTGCGCCGCCGCTTCCGACGACCCGGCCACGTTGCTCGACTCCTACGACCTCGAGCGCCGACCCGTCGTGCGGCAGATCCTTCGAATGACCCACCTGATCTTCTGGGCCGAGGCGGCCACCGGCCCACTCCCCTCCTTGCTCCGTGGGGTGTTTGCCCCGCTCGGCGCGCCTCTCATCCCCGCCATCCTGGGCCGGCGCCGGCTGGTCGCGGAGGGCGTCCGCTTGGTTTCCCAGTTGCGGGTTGCCTACCCGGATAGCCCCCTCTCGGTGGAGGGTTCTCCCGCCCTCCCAGGAGGCCCGAGCGCAGGCCGACGCCTTCCGGACGCGACCGTCACCACCGACGGCGGACAGCACACCCGGCTGCACGCCCTCCTCGCCCAACCGGGGTTCCACGTGCTGCTGCACCGCAACGCCGCACCCATCGAGCACACGTCCTTTGGCCCCCACGTCGCTGTCCACCGGCTGTCGAGCATCCCCGGCACTGGCATGGTCGTCGTCCGCCCCGACGGCTACATCGGCTTACGCTGCGGCATCGCCGATTCGGCCCAGCTCCGGTCCTGGCTCACGCTCGCCGGCGCCAGTGTGCCGGCTCTGACAGCGACCTCGGACGAGCGCTCCTGA
- a CDS encoding molybdenum cofactor biosynthesis protein yields the protein MRVTIRYFAVLREAAGRSAEERVLSPGTSVGDLLDRLAEDYPIVDRLRAYSRVMVNQEYVPLDHPLSDGDEFVIIPPVSGGAGPFRVVQEPIDPDEVTAAVAAPDAGAIVTFQGTVRDNARGRRVLYLEYDAYPAAAEKTLAQIGDEIRERWGIDRVAITHRIGRVEIGEPSVVIAVASPHRAEAFDACRYAIDRIKEIVPIWKKEAYEGGETWIGSEAAYQEKFGHSTSRK from the coding sequence ATGCGTGTGACGATCCGCTACTTCGCGGTGCTGCGCGAGGCAGCCGGGCGCAGCGCGGAGGAACGGGTACTCTCACCCGGCACCTCGGTTGGTGACCTCCTCGACCGACTCGCCGAGGATTACCCCATCGTCGACCGTCTCCGGGCGTACTCACGGGTCATGGTTAACCAGGAGTACGTCCCCCTCGACCATCCGCTCTCCGACGGCGACGAGTTCGTCATCATCCCGCCGGTGTCGGGCGGCGCCGGTCCTTTCCGCGTCGTTCAAGAGCCGATCGACCCGGACGAGGTGACCGCCGCGGTCGCCGCGCCGGACGCCGGCGCGATCGTCACCTTCCAGGGCACCGTGCGCGACAACGCGCGTGGCCGCCGGGTCCTCTACCTGGAGTATGACGCGTACCCCGCCGCGGCTGAGAAGACCCTGGCGCAGATCGGCGACGAAATCCGCGAGCGCTGGGGCATCGACCGCGTCGCCATCACGCACCGGATCGGCCGCGTCGAGATCGGGGAGCCCAGCGTCGTCATTGCAGTCGCCTCACCCCACCGCGCCGAAGCATTCGACGCCTGCCGCTACGCGATCGACCGCATCAAAGAGATCGTCCCGATCTGGAAGAAAGAGGCATACGAGGGCGGCGAGACCTGGATCGGCAGCGAGGCGGCCTACCAGGAGAAGTTCGGCCACTCGACATCCCGCAAGTGA
- a CDS encoding sensor histidine kinase: MATRAMRERLALPQQFRRWRSRHRDPATALFRGLRLRLTLWYSGVLTVSLLLAGIGLYFGVERLVLRPITQDVDRQVAQMARDWAREGRPPCPLPGASRSVSFYAVCFEVDDDDLEPTDDVKELEPEPPHEFLDDDLAHRALAQGTASDVMDGGHEVGALYRTAQVVRDRSSGSVLGVVQGGRSIAEQRSALAALRTILLALGGVALLVATLGGLFLSGRALAPARLAFARQQAFIADASHELRTPLTLLRANAEVLLRRRDRFDPEDAALLEDIVAETAHMDHLASNLLTLARLDANRLQLEYDVVDLSELVAAIARRVAALAAERQIVVEVAADRRVVIVGDRQALEQAALILVDNALKYTPPGGRVTLRTDTSDGEAHLVVADTGVGIDPAHLPRLGERFYRVDKARSRETGGVGLGLAIARGIATAHGGTLRLESQPGRGTTATLTFPAKGPGRAPEN; this comes from the coding sequence TTGGCAACCCGGGCAATGCGGGAGCGGCTCGCCTTGCCGCAGCAATTCCGTCGCTGGCGATCACGGCATCGCGACCCAGCCACGGCGCTGTTCCGTGGACTCCGCCTACGGCTGACTCTTTGGTACAGCGGGGTCCTGACCGTCTCCCTGCTGCTGGCAGGGATCGGACTCTACTTCGGAGTGGAGCGGCTCGTCCTTCGGCCCATCACACAGGACGTGGATCGGCAGGTCGCTCAGATGGCACGGGACTGGGCACGTGAGGGGCGTCCGCCCTGTCCCCTCCCCGGAGCCTCGCGGTCCGTGTCGTTCTACGCCGTCTGCTTCGAAGTCGACGACGACGACCTCGAACCGACCGACGACGTCAAGGAGCTTGAGCCCGAGCCGCCCCACGAGTTCCTCGACGACGACCTGGCCCACCGCGCGCTCGCGCAGGGCACCGCGTCCGACGTCATGGACGGCGGCCACGAGGTTGGGGCGCTCTATCGCACGGCCCAGGTGGTGCGCGATCGCTCGTCGGGGTCGGTGCTCGGCGTCGTCCAGGGCGGGCGCTCAATCGCCGAGCAGCGCTCGGCTCTCGCTGCCCTGCGGACCATCCTGCTGGCACTCGGTGGGGTGGCACTGCTCGTCGCGACTCTCGGCGGGCTTTTCCTCTCCGGACGGGCGCTGGCTCCTGCGCGCCTCGCCTTTGCCCGCCAGCAGGCGTTCATCGCCGACGCATCACACGAGCTCCGGACCCCACTCACCCTGCTCCGGGCAAACGCCGAGGTTCTCCTACGCCGCCGCGACCGATTCGACCCGGAGGACGCGGCGCTCCTGGAGGATATCGTCGCCGAGACGGCACATATGGATCACCTCGCCTCCAACCTCCTCACCCTCGCGCGCCTCGATGCCAATCGGCTGCAACTGGAGTACGACGTCGTGGACCTCAGCGAGCTAGTCGCGGCGATCGCGCGCCGCGTGGCCGCGCTCGCCGCGGAGCGGCAGATCGTGGTGGAGGTAGCTGCGGACAGGCGCGTCGTCATCGTCGGCGACCGGCAGGCACTGGAGCAGGCCGCGCTCATCCTGGTTGACAACGCCTTGAAGTACACGCCGCCGGGCGGCCGCGTCACGCTGCGAACCGACACCAGCGACGGCGAGGCGCACCTGGTGGTCGCAGACACCGGCGTGGGGATCGATCCCGCCCACCTGCCGCGGCTGGGCGAGCGCTTCTACCGCGTGGACAAAGCGCGCTCCCGGGAGACGGGCGGCGTCGGCCTTGGTCTGGCGATCGCGCGCGGGATCGCCACGGCACACGGCGGAACTCTGCGATTGGAGAGCCAACCGGGCCGGGGGACGACCGCCACGCTCACCTTCCCCGCCAAAGGGCCCGGCCGCGCCCCTGAGAACTAG
- a CDS encoding FAD:protein FMN transferase, which yields MTVVTQETVASTSFPALGSEITVAVTEPARLDQVVGHVRACVDLVDRTLSRFRPDSELRRLERRPGEPQPASALFIEALERSIMAAAASNGLFDPTIRDALEAAGYDRSIERIEAEGPGPARLPRPGGGWTGIRVDRANRTVTLPPGVRLDFGGIGKGLLVDLALRTLGNLTCGMLVSAGGDLAVTGPPPQGGWRCGIALTPDAPDEAVVRLTAGALATSGLGRRQWTREGQVLHHLIDPRTGRPGVSRWQVVTVAAGSCVVAEVAAKVAWLLDDDGPAWVVRRGLAGRFRDRAGAVVTVGGWPAESSAGEGA from the coding sequence ATGACAGTCGTTACTCAGGAGACCGTGGCAAGCACCAGCTTTCCCGCGCTCGGCAGCGAGATCACCGTGGCAGTGACCGAACCGGCCCGGCTCGACCAGGTGGTGGGGCACGTCCGCGCGTGCGTCGACTTGGTCGATCGCACGCTGAGCCGCTTCCGGCCGGACAGCGAGCTTCGGCGGCTGGAGCGCCGGCCCGGCGAGCCCCAACCGGCTTCGGCGCTCTTCATCGAGGCACTGGAGCGCTCGATCATGGCTGCCGCCGCGTCGAATGGCCTCTTCGACCCGACGATTCGGGACGCGCTGGAAGCCGCGGGCTACGACCGGAGTATCGAGCGGATCGAAGCCGAGGGGCCGGGGCCCGCACGGCTGCCCAGACCAGGAGGCGGCTGGACAGGCATCCGCGTCGACCGCGCGAATCGCACGGTGACGTTGCCGCCCGGTGTCCGGCTCGACTTCGGTGGCATCGGCAAGGGGCTCCTCGTCGACTTAGCGCTTCGCACCCTCGGCAACCTGACCTGCGGGATGCTGGTGAGCGCGGGTGGCGATCTGGCGGTGACTGGCCCACCGCCTCAAGGCGGCTGGCGCTGCGGCATCGCGCTCACTCCCGACGCACCGGACGAGGCGGTGGTGCGGCTTACGGCCGGCGCGCTCGCGACTTCCGGCCTGGGGCGTCGCCAGTGGACGCGTGAGGGCCAGGTGCTCCACCACCTGATCGATCCACGGACTGGGCGACCCGGCGTCAGTCGGTGGCAGGTCGTCACCGTCGCGGCGGGGAGCTGCGTCGTCGCCGAGGTGGCGGCGAAGGTCGCCTGGCTGCTCGACGACGACGGACCGGCGTGGGTGGTGCGCCGCGGCCTGGCCGGCCGCTTCCGCGATCGGGCGGGGGCGGTGGTCACCGTCGGTGGATGGCCGGCTGAGTCCTCAGCCGGTGAAGGAGCATGA
- a CDS encoding ferric reductase-like transmembrane domain-containing protein encodes MDTNFDLSLTWYVARGSGMVAYLLLTGAVVLGIALNRRAAGRRVPRLLLDAAHRWLTLGFFAFVVVHAATLLLDPFTRFGLRDVLVPFASDYRPLWLSLGIIAVELGLAVGASVLVRRWISYRTWHALHALTYLLFPLALLHGLGTGTDTRTLWATAIYVGSVLLVVAAIAWRARSLARWGRPAVAATSLVAVGVLFWAVTGPYAPGWAVAAGTPDRLLDAPAEQSASLTVADVPVPALPTNLDVRISGETLTGKGDRILLRGTGTGTMPLDVAIGLARRQGVGEIQLRTVDHVPLCSGPVDRFDGAALTAICAGHGRSDRLVVTLDRLDDAGFSGVLRWAGPGPALAEVEANARGYVDDDEDDHGEREHWDDDHDRDRAADHDDDDDDDD; translated from the coding sequence ATGGATACGAACTTTGATCTGAGCCTGACCTGGTACGTTGCGCGGGGGAGCGGGATGGTGGCCTACCTCCTGCTCACGGGCGCGGTCGTGCTCGGCATCGCCCTGAATCGCCGTGCCGCGGGCCGGCGGGTGCCCCGGCTCCTGCTCGACGCAGCGCACCGCTGGCTGACGCTCGGCTTCTTTGCCTTCGTCGTCGTCCACGCCGCGACGCTCCTGCTCGATCCGTTCACGCGCTTCGGGCTCCGTGACGTCCTGGTGCCGTTCGCCAGCGACTATCGCCCACTCTGGCTGAGCCTCGGCATCATCGCCGTGGAGCTGGGTCTGGCGGTCGGCGCGAGCGTCCTGGTGCGCCGGTGGATCAGCTATCGCACCTGGCACGCGCTCCACGCGCTGACGTATCTGCTCTTCCCGCTGGCCCTTCTCCACGGGCTCGGAACCGGGACTGACACCCGCACGCTGTGGGCGACCGCGATCTACGTTGGCAGCGTGCTCCTGGTGGTCGCGGCGATCGCCTGGCGCGCCCGGAGCCTCGCCCGCTGGGGGCGCCCCGCGGTCGCCGCGACCAGCCTGGTCGCTGTCGGCGTCCTGTTCTGGGCCGTGACTGGTCCCTACGCGCCGGGCTGGGCTGTCGCGGCCGGAACGCCCGATCGCCTGCTCGACGCTCCGGCTGAGCAGTCAGCGAGCCTGACGGTGGCCGACGTGCCGGTGCCGGCGCTCCCGACGAACCTCGACGTGCGGATCAGCGGGGAGACCTTGACCGGGAAGGGGGACCGCATCCTCCTACGCGGTACCGGCACGGGCACGATGCCGCTCGACGTCGCGATCGGCCTGGCGCGCCGTCAAGGTGTGGGCGAGATTCAGCTCCGGACCGTTGACCACGTGCCGCTCTGCTCGGGACCGGTTGATCGCTTCGACGGGGCTGCGCTCACGGCCATCTGCGCGGGTCATGGGCGCTCTGATCGATTGGTGGTCACGCTCGATCGGCTCGACGACGCGGGGTTCAGCGGCGTACTGCGCTGGGCGGGCCCCGGCCCTGCGCTCGCCGAGGTCGAAGCGAACGCACGCGGGTACGTCGATGACGACGAGGACGACCACGGCGAGCGCGAGCACTGGGACGACGACCACGATCGTGATCGCGCGGCCGACCACGACGACGATGATGATGATGACGACTAG
- a CDS encoding cupin domain-containing protein encodes MTQAQRTGATHTPWNSTQPASEEAILSRFAAEGLRPYRWSNGPGDRYSVHSHPYHKVIYVVEGSIRFDLRPHGSIEMHAGDRLDLPAGVEHSAVVGPEGVVCLEGHRWDDAVGSRA; translated from the coding sequence ATGACGCAGGCGCAACGGACGGGGGCGACTCACACGCCCTGGAACAGCACCCAACCCGCCAGCGAGGAGGCGATCCTGTCGCGCTTCGCTGCGGAGGGGTTGCGCCCCTACCGCTGGAGCAACGGGCCGGGTGACCGTTACTCGGTGCATTCCCACCCGTACCACAAGGTGATTTACGTGGTCGAAGGGTCGATCCGCTTCGACCTGCGGCCCCACGGCTCGATCGAGATGCATGCAGGCGATCGGCTAGATCTCCCGGCCGGCGTCGAACACAGCGCCGTGGTCGGCCCGGAGGGCGTCGTGTGCCTCGAAGGGCATCGGTGGGACGATGCCGTCGGGAGCCGTGCCTAG